The nucleotide window TGGCGCCCTTGGCCACGTGCTCACCGAAGCGTGTCTTGAGCTCGCCGAGGGTGCCGCTCATCTGGCTGGACAGGGTGGTTTCCAGCTCGGCCGCCAGTAGCACGCGGATCATTTGTGGGGCTTGATCAGTCGCCTCCCCCTCGGCGTGGACGCCAACGCTGCTCAAGGCCACCATCAGAAGCAGGTAGCGGGGTGCATTAATGGTCGATATCATCTTGACTCCTTCCAAATTGACAACCTACACAAACCTTCACCCAACTCGTCTGTAATACTAGTTCAACCCTGTGTGCCTGATATTTTCAAGGTGGACGAGACGAGTCACGGCGAAACCTTGATCCCACAGCCTGTTCTTCTTGGGGCTTCCGTTAGCACGGAAACAATACGTGATAGCGGCACGAAGTCCCCAGCCTTCAGGCCATCCGAGTTTCGCTCTCCAGCCTGTAACGCGGCCCGAATTCAAGAGTCAGAGGCCTCCTACCGTAAGAAGTTGGGTGATAGTCAGCTTGAGCGGTACCGACCTTTGATAGGTCCGCCAATTGCGCGGCGATTTGCTGTTTATCCCGAATGTCATGAAGTGAGTTGTTTGTAGAAGAAAAGCTGGAGGAAGGTTTGAATGATTTGTTCCTTCATCTGCCGGCGAGCTCTCTAACCCCCCAGAGATGATTAGCCAGCACGCCACGCCCACCCATTGGACTGCTTCAATGCCATAGCCGTGGGTTTTGCTACCCATTGTTCCCGCTAAGCAAATCATCACTGCCGGTCGGGAGGAGTAAGGCAGGTCCTGCGCCCCAAATCCAATTTTCGGTGAGGAGAAGGTGCTTTGCATGACATCCCCTATTCCGTTTTGTCAGCGCTTCCACCTGCACCAACCCTCTAGTGATTATCCCCATGTATGCCCTGCCGGCATCTCAAAAGGTAATCATTGATGGTCGCGTAATGAAATTCAGCCTGTAACCGAAGTTTTTCAAGTTCTTGAGGAGGTACTACTCCCTTGGCTTCATGGTAGGTTTTGAAAGAGGCAGCGGCCTGCTCACAGAGTCTGATTTGCTCGCTTATGGAAGCAACGGTTGTAGCTTTCATACGTACGCGTCCTTTCATCGTAAATTTTTAGCATAGCCTAGGAACACAATGAATGTGATGCCGGACCAGTTAGCGTAGCTGAGCTGCTGTGCCTTGCGTTGGACGTCTATAACAATGCGAAGCAGGCCTTACCTATGAGGCCATGGCTGACGATCTGGACGTACTGCTCACAAGCAAAGAGACGGTAAGCGACATCGAGGCACTCGTCGCCGCGCTTGGTCGCCTCGGTGTACACCTTCTCTTCGTACGACCATACCGGACAAGGCGAACGCGCAACCCGCATATTGGAAGGCGCACTCTGCGCAATTGTAGTTCACTATATTACCCTCCACAGCGAGCGTTGATCGTTATGTCCGGCGGCAGTGGTCAAATGAACGTTTGTAACTTCCGTGGACAGGTTGGACTTGATTGGTGAATCTAGCTGGGCCACGCCAGTTACTGAAGTGAGTGGCGGGGACGTTCGGCGTAAGTGACAGCGGCACTGTATAGGTAGCTGCTGCAATGGCGGGCTAGGAGAGGGAGATGAACGTGATGCGCTGTGCTTGCGGTGACGAACAGAGCTCTGGGGTGCTTCGACATCATCACTTTTACGCACTTCGAAGGAAGTCAGAATGACGTTACGTACTAAGCTGCTCTGGCAGTTCGCGCCGCCTCTATTGTTGGTGCTGGGCCTGACTTTCTTCGCGACGCATAATGTGTTGCTCGAACGGCTGGACAAGCAAGACGAGCGCCTGTTGGTTAGCGAGGCGAAGCGTGTGCGTGCTTTGCTGAACAACCTGTTTGAGCGCGATGCCGATCGCTTGGAGCAACTTGCCGAGTCGCTGCCTCGCCCCATCGCGTCGGCATTCCCTTTGCCATCCCACATTCTTAACCGTACAGATTTCGATTTTCTCGCGTTGGTTACGCCCACAGGGCAGCGATCGGCCTGGAGAACGATGGCCCCAGTGTTCAGTGATACCGGTAACAGCAAGCCATTGTCATTCGAATCACTGCAGAGTGAGGTTTCGAGTCAGCTCGGTCGCTTGTCTAGCTCCATGGCTTCGGCATCCTCTCCTCAGCTCATGGTTGTACATCGTCAGCCTTTCATTCTGGCAACGGTGGATGTCGGCCCCCCCAGTGCACGGGAAACTCTGTTTGCGGGGCGTTTTCTCGATGCCGAGCGAAATGACGGACTGGAACGGCAACTGGGCGCAGTGCTGCAATGGGAAACTGGGGGCGTCCAGTCTGTTGCTTCGCCAGCGGATGGCGAGTTCATCAGTATCGGCAACCGCCAGATCAGCGACGAGCGCCACCAGCGTATCGATTTGATATTTCATAACAGCTTGGGCGAGCCGCAAGTGCAGTTGCAGTTGCACCGGGAACGGCATCTCTACAGCGAGGGCATCCAGCAACTCAAACTGTTGATGGGTGCTATGTTTGCAATCATCAGCCTTGCCTGGTTGGTTATCTACCTCGCCTTGGATGTCACGCTGCTCCGACGGATTTCTGCTCTGAATCGGGAGTTTCTGGCTGTAGGAGCTGATTCAGCGAGCGGGCGTTTGTCCGACTCAGGGCATGATGAGTTGGGCATGTTGGCGCAGGAGGCTAACCGCACCCTGGACCGCCTTGAACAGAGCGAGGCTCGTGGACGGATCATTCTCGACGGTATGGAAGATGGATACTTCGAACTCGACTCACACGCCCGCATCCAATCGATGAACCCTGCCTTCTGCAAAATGCTCTGCTACAGCGCTGCGGATGTCACAGGTAACACATTCGCTGCGCTGCAGCCGCAGGAACACGGTAGCAGGCCGAGTTCGCGAGTGGTGTTCGACACCGAACCAGGCGCGCCGCTTTCCGCTCGGTTACAGCGTGCGGATGGAACGGTAGGCTACTACGAAACGCGATTTACCAGGATCACCGATGCAGCAGGCAATGTGATCGGCTATCGCGGCATCTTGCATGACGTCAGTGAGCACGTTCAGTACCAACAAGCGTTGCTGGACATGGCCTACCGTGATGCACTGACCGGTCTTGGCAATCGCAAGGCTTTCCATGAGCAACTTGAGCGCTTGCTGGATGCGCAGCGCTTGCCGCTAGGGGTGGTGTTTCTTGATCTGGACCGCTTCAAGCAAGTCAACGACCGTTTTGGCCATGATGTCGGCGATGCTTTGCTGGTGTGCATGGCCGAGCGTCTGCGCAATGCCATGCGCAAGCAGGATACGGCCTATCGTTTGGGCGGCGATGAGTTCACGGCGATCTTGCCGGCAATCGACGAGGCGGCGGCAGGCGCCTTGGCCGAGCGGCTATTGGCCGTGTTGAGTGCACCGGTCCGTGTGGGGGGGAAGTTGATCGATTTCGTCACGCCGAGTATCGGTCTTGCGTTCGCGCCTGCGCATGCCTCCAGTGCGAACATGCTGGTGAAGGCGGCAGACCAGGCAATGTATCAGGCCAAACAACAGCGGGGGCGAGTATGCTTGGCGAACTGAAAGTCTGCGACGACTGGAGCATCCCTTCTTGCAGGGGGAATCAACTGGTCGGTGTCATCGGTTCAGGTGCGGTTCGTTCATCCACTAATCTTGAAATGGAGTAGTGGCTAGCTGGTTGTTCAATCAACGAACGACCGAAATGGGTCGGTTAGCGCCTTTGGGTCGAGCTGACCATCCTTGTCCTCCCTCGCATGGAGGACAAGCCATGAATACCATGTCTACCAGCAGCCATCAGCCTCGGAACAAAGGAAAATTGATCGGGCAAAAAGCTCCGCTCCGATTGAAAGATGTCTGGGTCATTCGGGTAAGGCTTCAAATCGCGGAGGAAACCCGTGATCTGGCTATCCACAGCAAGTGGTCAATCCCTAATCTCAGCATTGACAGTCCGTGGATGTTGAGTGATCTGACGAGAGCACAGCAGCTGTGCGCTTATAACTGTCAGTCTGCAAGGAAGCATCAAGAAAGCCATTCTTGAAGCATCGAGAAATGTAAAAAAGAGCCTTAGAAATGCTCCATTTTTTGCTAACTGTGGGTTAAGCGTAAATTTAATTTATCACAAACTATTGATTTTTGGTGTTATTTACGATAATGCTCATGCCTCAGGTGGGTACAAGACTTCTGATCGGTTCGTTCCGGTACGCGTGCGGTCCCTGTAGGAGCGGCAAACGATGAGAAATTGTTGCTACACCGCGTGTGCAATCTGTGAAGGCGCACTAGAGTGAACTCGAACGGAGCGCTTGCTGCGTACGCAGGAGGTCTGCAAGGACGCTACAGCGTTGTTGAGATGGACGGCTGGTATTGAGGAGTAAGCCCCATGTAAACAATTTGAAAGTTAGTGTCCTGGCATCCCTGTGAGGGGAATATGATTGAAGACCCATACATGTTGTTCACCCGTATTCCTGTTGTCGTAGACGAGCAAGGTGGTTTGTTTACAGACCCCTTGTGGGTCAAAGATATAGAGCTTCACCTCACCTACATAGAAAACTTCGGCATGTGCTGCCCTGTCGAGAGAGGCGGCAACGTCGACGGGCTGCAAAGCATTAGCCATCTGGATGTTAAATGGCTCTATGGGTTGCGCAAAGACTATGGGCTTTCGTCAGTATTAAAGAACTTTTTTCCGAATTTCATAACCGTCATCAATGCCTGCAAGCATGCCCGGATCGTTCATTCTGACGGCGCCGGTTGGGCATTTCCCTTGTCCTTTTACCTATTGCCGCTCAAGCCGTTGTTCCGCTTCCAATGGGTAATTGTCATAGAGTCTTCATTCTGGATGTTGGCTCAGGGGCAGGCGCGAACCCTCAGAGCAATCATCGAACACCACGTGCACACCCTGTTATTGAAGTGCTGCCTGAAGTTGGCGAATGCCAGGATTTTTACCCAGTCCTTCTACAAGGAATATTTTCTTGGGAGCAATAACAGTCGCACGTTAATTAACCCTGCCAGCTGGCTCGACAAGAAATTCATGGCATCCCCTGAGGCCGTCAGACATAGATTCGAAGTCAGGCGCAGCCGCACACTCAACGTGCTTTACCCATCCCGCCTTGTTCTGGATAAAGGTGTACTGGTAGTCCTTGAAGCCATTGAACAGCTGAAAACCGAAGACGTTGATATCACCGTCACCCTGATGGGTGATGGTGATTTGAAAGAGCACTGCCGACGCTTTGCTGCCGAAAAGCGTGGCGGCGTCGAGGTGAGGTTCCAGGACGCGGTTGATTACGGCAAAGATTTTTTCAGGATCATTGCCCAACATGACTGGCTGTTGGTGCCGACATTGAAACAGGAACAACCCCGAATCATTTTTGACGCATTCAGCCAGGGCGTTCCCGTCATCGGTTCTGACACATCCGGGGTCCTGGACATAACCAGCAAGCACAACGCGCTGACGTTCGAAACCGGGAACCCGTCCAGCCTGGCAGACCGTATTCGTCATGCTGCCCGGCATCCCGAGCTGGCGCTGGAAATGGGGCTTGCGGGGTTGGATTATGCGACCGGGAAAACACACTTGCAGATGCATCAGGTGCGCGAGGAGTTCCTGAAGAGCAGTTTGACACCCTCTGCAAGCCCGCGCGCCCCAAATGACTGACGACGGGCGCCCCGATCACCGACTGATAACCAGGCGCCCACCAGCTTGGCGAACCTGCAGCCCATAGGTCTGGGCCAGCATGGCCAACGCCAGCGGCATATCATCGACCGGGAAGGTGCCAGACACCCGCAGTTCGCTCAACGCGGGGTCGCACTCCAGGCGCTGGTCGGCGTAGCGCATCAATGCCTGCGCCCACTGTTGCAATGGCATGTCATCGGCCACCAGCAAGCCGCGTTGCCACGCCAGGCTGGTTTCACGCACCTCCCCGACAAGGCCCAGACGCTCCCGGGTGAATCGAACCTGCTGCCCGGCGCGAATGATGTTCTCGACTCCCGCCACGCTGGTGCTTTCGGGTCGTACCTGCACGGCGCCTTCGTACACCTCAAGCAAGGTTTCATCGGCCAGCTGACGCACGCTGAAACGCGTGCCCAGTGCAAGCAACTGCCCATGCACGGTCTGCACCATCAGCGGCCGTGGGTCGGCAGCGGTCACGATGTACACCTCGCCACGGCGCAGATGCAGCAACCGTTGCGCGCTATCGAAAAGCAGCTGCAGGACACTGTCGGTATTCAGGATGATCTGGGTGCCATCGGCCAGTCGCGCATGTCTGCGCTCGCCCACAGCCGTATGGTAATCACTGGCAAAACGCCCGACCTGCGAGCGCCAGCCCCACCAGCCAAGCGGTGCGGCACCCATCAGCAGCGCCAGCCCGCGCAGTACCGCGCGCCTGCCCGGGGGGCGTTGCAGGGTGTGCCTGGCCAGCGTTGGCGGCAGGCTGCCCAGGCGTGAAAGCAGGCGCTGCGCCCTTTTCCATGCACGTTCGTGCTCATCACTGGCAAGCCGCCATCGTTCCAGTTCGAGCTGCTGGGCAGGCAGCAGCGGCCCTTCCTGCATCAGCATCAGCCACGAGGCTGCCTGGGCAAGCACATGCTGCGCGATGGCATCGTCGGGTGTTGCAGTACCGTTAGTCATCGGGCATCTGCGTCAGGCAGGTCAGGTAGCCGTCGTGGATGTACTTCTTCACCGTCGGCAGCGCTATGTTCAAGGCCACGGCGATGTCCTTGTGCTTCATGCCGTCCAGGGTCGCCATCAGGAATGCCTGCCTTGCACGCGGTCGAAGCTTGTGCAGAACTGCGTCGATCTCATGCAGGGTCTCGAGGATCACACATTGCAGCTCAGGCGACGGATACTCGGGCTCTGGCAGCAACAGCAGCGCTTCGAGCCACGCCTGCTCCAGCGACTGCCGGCGCCGCCAGCTCACCAGCACGCAGTTCGCGATGCGCGTCAGGTAGGCGCGGGGTTGACGAATCGGCTCGACCCGCGCGCCCTCGCGGCTGGCCAGCACACGCAGGAACGTATCCTGGGCCAGATCGTCGGCCACCCCGCGCCC belongs to Pseudomonas putida NBRC 14164 and includes:
- a CDS encoding diguanylate cyclase domain-containing protein, which codes for MTLRTKLLWQFAPPLLLVLGLTFFATHNVLLERLDKQDERLLVSEAKRVRALLNNLFERDADRLEQLAESLPRPIASAFPLPSHILNRTDFDFLALVTPTGQRSAWRTMAPVFSDTGNSKPLSFESLQSEVSSQLGRLSSSMASASSPQLMVVHRQPFILATVDVGPPSARETLFAGRFLDAERNDGLERQLGAVLQWETGGVQSVASPADGEFISIGNRQISDERHQRIDLIFHNSLGEPQVQLQLHRERHLYSEGIQQLKLLMGAMFAIISLAWLVIYLALDVTLLRRISALNREFLAVGADSASGRLSDSGHDELGMLAQEANRTLDRLEQSEARGRIILDGMEDGYFELDSHARIQSMNPAFCKMLCYSAADVTGNTFAALQPQEHGSRPSSRVVFDTEPGAPLSARLQRADGTVGYYETRFTRITDAAGNVIGYRGILHDVSEHVQYQQALLDMAYRDALTGLGNRKAFHEQLERLLDAQRLPLGVVFLDLDRFKQVNDRFGHDVGDALLVCMAERLRNAMRKQDTAYRLGGDEFTAILPAIDEAAAGALAERLLAVLSAPVRVGGKLIDFVTPSIGLAFAPAHASSANMLVKAADQAMYQAKQQRGRVCLAN
- a CDS encoding FecR domain-containing protein — translated: MTNGTATPDDAIAQHVLAQAASWLMLMQEGPLLPAQQLELERWRLASDEHERAWKRAQRLLSRLGSLPPTLARHTLQRPPGRRAVLRGLALLMGAAPLGWWGWRSQVGRFASDYHTAVGERRHARLADGTQIILNTDSVLQLLFDSAQRLLHLRRGEVYIVTAADPRPLMVQTVHGQLLALGTRFSVRQLADETLLEVYEGAVQVRPESTSVAGVENIIRAGQQVRFTRERLGLVGEVRETSLAWQRGLLVADDMPLQQWAQALMRYADQRLECDPALSELRVSGTFPVDDMPLALAMLAQTYGLQVRQAGGRLVISR
- a CDS encoding sigma-70 family RNA polymerase sigma factor, which produces MNAPFSPPDSTEPCSIETLYIENHAWLRNWLAYRLRSWGRGVADDLAQDTFLRVLASREGARVEPIRQPRAYLTRIANCVLVSWRRRQSLEQAWLEALLLLPEPEYPSPELQCVILETLHEIDAVLHKLRPRARQAFLMATLDGMKHKDIAVALNIALPTVKKYIHDGYLTCLTQMPDD
- a CDS encoding glycosyltransferase family 4 protein, encoding MLFTRIPVVVDEQGGLFTDPLWVKDIELHLTYIENFGMCCPVERGGNVDGLQSISHLDVKWLYGLRKDYGLSSVLKNFFPNFITVINACKHARIVHSDGAGWAFPLSFYLLPLKPLFRFQWVIVIESSFWMLAQGQARTLRAIIEHHVHTLLLKCCLKLANARIFTQSFYKEYFLGSNNSRTLINPASWLDKKFMASPEAVRHRFEVRRSRTLNVLYPSRLVLDKGVLVVLEAIEQLKTEDVDITVTLMGDGDLKEHCRRFAAEKRGGVEVRFQDAVDYGKDFFRIIAQHDWLLVPTLKQEQPRIIFDAFSQGVPVIGSDTSGVLDITSKHNALTFETGNPSSLADRIRHAARHPELALEMGLAGLDYATGKTHLQMHQVREEFLKSSLTPSASPRAPND